In Lacibacter sp. H375, one DNA window encodes the following:
- a CDS encoding CBS domain-containing protein: protein MRKVSHILQRKGKNVISVEPGLPVINALQLMAEKNIGSVMVMEGSEYLGVMTERDYARKVILKGKSSTETFVKDIMTTGLPRITPENSIETCMHIMSESNIRYLPVFVNDQVTGIISINDVVTETILSQKETIEQLQNYIQS from the coding sequence ATGAGAAAAGTTTCGCATATACTCCAGCGCAAAGGCAAAAATGTTATTTCAGTTGAACCAGGCTTGCCTGTTATCAATGCATTGCAGTTAATGGCCGAAAAAAATATCGGTTCGGTTATGGTGATGGAGGGAAGTGAATACCTTGGGGTAATGACGGAGCGTGATTATGCCCGTAAGGTTATCCTGAAAGGAAAATCATCAACCGAAACATTTGTAAAAGATATTATGACCACAGGTTTGCCACGCATTACCCCTGAAAATTCTATTGAAACCTGCATGCACATTATGAGCGAAAGTAATATCCGTTACCTGCCTGTGTTTGTGAACGATCAGGTAACTGGTATTATATCAATTAATGATGTGGTTACAGAAACCATCCTTTCGCAGAAGGAAACAATTGAACAGTTGCAGAATTATATCCAATCATAA
- a CDS encoding cupin domain-containing protein: protein MSDKQQFLEEQQRYIEQDGFRIHSFDFSRPWGGFFVLDESQADLFIETYFPTYKKEDLMLGNKLSPKILVVEPGKRLSWQYHHRRAEIWRVVEGEVGVVMSDTDEETEVNIFEAGDIIVLSTGQRHRLVGLKDWGVIAEIWQHTDTANPSDEDDIVRLQDDFGR from the coding sequence ATGAGCGACAAACAGCAATTTTTAGAAGAACAGCAGCGGTATATTGAGCAGGATGGATTTCGCATTCATTCATTTGATTTCAGCCGTCCATGGGGTGGATTTTTTGTGTTGGATGAAAGCCAGGCCGATCTTTTCATTGAAACATACTTTCCTACTTATAAAAAAGAAGATTTAATGCTGGGTAATAAACTCAGCCCAAAGATTCTGGTAGTAGAACCTGGCAAACGCTTATCATGGCAATACCATCATCGTCGTGCTGAGATATGGCGTGTGGTTGAAGGAGAAGTGGGTGTTGTAATGAGTGATACCGATGAAGAAACAGAAGTGAATATATTTGAAGCGGGAGATATTATTGTACTGTCGACCGGTCAGCGCCATCGTTTGGTTGGATTAAAAGATTGGGGTGTAATTGCTGAGATATGGCAGCACACCGATACAGCAAATCCTTCAGATGAAGATGATATCGTTCGTTTGCAGGATGATTTTGGCAGGTAG